The nucleotide sequence GAAAGGTCTTCGGATCCGGCTCGGTGGGAGCAACCGAGTGATTGATCCACTCGTAGCCCTCCGCATAGACGTTCTGCAGGGTGCCGAACGGGCGCTTGTCGAGCACGTTCTTGGCCCGCTGGTAGACCACCGAGCGCTGCTCGCGGGAGAACGGGCGCTCGTCGGTGTCCGCCTCGATGAAGTACTGCCGGATCTCCGGGCCGATGGACTCCAGGAAATAGCGCAGATGGGCGAGCACGGGGTAGTTCCGGCTCACGGCCCGGCGCGTCTGCAGCAGATCGTAGATGCCGAGGGCTGTCAGGGCGCCGAAGATGGCCGCGGGCCAGCCCCACCAGAGGCTCATGGGCAGGCACAGTATCGACGCCAGGAGGCCGACGATGCAGATGCCGAATCCGGCGAAGCGCACGGGTACGTGAATGGTGGACACTGGGGGGCCTCTCTTCCCGCCTGCGGACGTGGTCTACCCTCGCCGGCCGCGTCACCAACTGCAATAGGGAACGGCCCTGACCCATCCTGCCGGTGCGGACGGGGCCGGCCCGGTCCGCCGGCAGAGAGGGCGGATGTGAATTCCCGGTCCGGGGTCGCCCGGGCGGCCGGCAGCCAGGTGCTGCTGGTCTCCGGGCAGGCGCTGGCGAAAACGATGCTCGAGATCCGCGGTCAGGGAGCGCAGGCGTTCGTCCCGGAACGTCATCGTCGTTTGCCGAGGCTACGAAGCTGTTGCCTGCCACTTTGGAGTCAGATGGGACAGCGACACCCGGCCGGCCACCTCCCGGATGCCGGGCCGGCAGGCGTGCGCGCTGCGACCGCCATCCGGCATGAGGATCGCGCCGCCGGCGAGCGCGTATCCCGGAGGACTCGGCGGGGCCCGGGCAGGGCTCCCGCCGATGGTGCGTCCGCTACGCCGCCGCTTCCGGCGCCTGCGGGGGTATGTTCAGGTTCGAGCGGAAGAGGTTGCGCGGATCGACCCGCTGCTTCACGGCCTGGAGTCGCGCATAATTTACGCCGTAGGCGGCCTGGGTGCGCTCACCTTCGTCCTCGGTGAGGAAGTTCACGTAGCCCCCGCCGGTGCCGTGGGGCGCCGCCGCGGAGAATGTCCGCCGTGCCCAGTCGCGGACCGCGTCGTCCTGTTCCGGGCGGCTCCAGCGCCCGTGCACGTTCATGATGTAGTGGGCGTCGCGGCCGGCGTAGGCGGTGTCGGTCGGGGCCACTCGGGCCATGGCGCCGCCCACGTGGGCGATGAAGACCTCGCATTCCGGGTCCGGCAGCGTCGCGGCCGCGTTGATGACCAGGTCCAGTACTGCGTTATTAAGCGTGCTGAAGCTGTTGGATTTCCAATAGTTCCGCCCGCCGGGCGTGAGCAGCGGATCGAACGCCTGCTGGAATGCGGCATAGGGCTGGATGCCGAGGGCGCTGCCCACCGGCTCGCCGAAGCCGAGCACGGGCGCCGCGGCGCGCTCGCCGTCGGCGGGGTCACCGCAATGCACGAGCGGGAAGACCACCACCTCGTGACCGTGCACCGATTCCGGCAGGAAGGGCAGGGGCGGGGCCTTGCGCAGCACGGTCCAGACCGTGAGCGCTTCGGGCGCGGTGGCGGTGAAGTCCCGCCAGGCGCGCAGCACCTGCTCCGCCTGCGCGAACGGGTAGACCACCAGGCCGCTGTAGACCATCGGACCCACCGGATGCAGGCGGAACTCGAAGGCCGTCACCACCCCGAAGTTGCCGCCACCGCCCTGCAAGGCCCACAAGAGCTCCGGGTCGCGCTCGCCCGAGACGGTGCGTCGCTCACCGTCGGCGGTGACGAGGTCCGCCGAGACGAGGTTGTCGATGGTCATGCCGTAGCGCCGGCTGAGCCAGCCGAAACCGCCCCCGAGGCACAGGCCGGCGACGCCGGTGGTGGAGTTGATGCCGAGCGGCGTGGCCAGCCCGAAGGCCTGTGCCTCATGGTCGAAGTCGGCGAGCAGGGCGCCGGGGCCGACGCGTGCGCTGCGTCGCTCCGGGTCCACGTGGACGTCACGCATGGCTGAGCAGTCGATCACCAGCCCCTGGTCGGCCACGGCGTTTCCGGCAATGTGATGGCCGCCACCACGAACGCTGGTGAGCAGTCCGTGCTCCGCGGCGAAGCGCACGACGGTCTGCACGTCCCGCGCGCCGCGGCAGCGGGCGATCAGCGTGGGGTGGCGGTCCACCATGCCGTTCCACACGGCGCGGGCCTCGTCGTAGCCGGGGTGATCGGCGGCGACGATGTCGCCGCGGAGGGCGCCGGCGAAGGCGTCGACGGTGGGGGCATCCACGGTGGTGGTGCCGCCGTCCAGGGTGCGGAACGTGTAGCTGTTCATGACGAGGTGCTCTTGTTGGTTCTGATGCCAGGCCCGATGCGCCCAGTGTGAAGTCGCCCTTGTTCGGTCGGCCTGCACCATGCTGCTGGCCGCCGGTCGGGTAGGGACGGGTAAACCACCGGACTGGCGAGGATTCTGCGCCGTTGCCGTGGGCAAACAACTGCAGATTCTGTATCGTGAAAATCCCGCCAGGAGCGAATCCATGAGCGGAGCACAGTCAGGTAGTTACGGTCAGTTCTGCCCGGTCGCCATGGCCTCGGAGGTGCTCTGCCGCCGCTGGACCACGCTGATCCTGCGCGAGCTGCTCTGCGGCAGCACCCGCTTCAACGAGCTGCAGAAGGGCATGCCCCGAATCTCCCCGGGGCTGCTCTCCGAGCGGTTGCGGGAGCTGGAAGCCCACGGGCTGGTGCGGCGCGAGCCGACCGGCACCGGCCACGCCTATCGCCTGAGCGAGGCGGGGGAGGCCCTGCGCCCGCTGGTCACGGCGATGGGTGAGTGGGGCCACCGCTGGGTCGAGAGCACGGCTTCCCTCGCCAATCTGGACCCCTCCCTGTTGATGTGGGACATGCGCCGAAATCTGGACCCGACGCCGATGCCGCCGCGCCGCTGCGTGATTCAGTTTCTGTACCCGGATCTTGCGCCCGGCAGCCGGCGCTGGTGGCTGGTGGTGGAGCCCGGGACCGGGGTAAGCCTCTGCTACACGGACCCGGGCTTCGACGTGGATCTGCACGTCTCCTCCAGCCTGCGGACCATGACCGCCATCTGGATGGGCTACACGACCCTGGCGGCCGAGGTGGCGTCCGGCATGGTGCACCTCACCGGGGACGACGCCCTGCGCCGCAGCATCGACGCCTGGCTTGGCCTGAGCCCGTTCGCCCGCAACACCGTCAACCGTGCGGCCGCCGAGGGGGCCTGACGGGAGCATACGCGCCACGGCGGGCGTGGGCGGCAGCGACAGCATGGGGCGCTGAACTCTGACAATGCCCCTGAGACCATTAGTATGCTCTGACCGCAGGAAGCGATCAGGAGCCGCACCGTGAGCCGCAACGGCCTGTACCGCCTCTACTATTCCCCGGACAGCGCGAACCTGGTGGTGCGGTTGGCGCTCGAGCTTCTGCGCGCGCCCTACGAGGCGGTACTGGTGGACCGCGGCCGGCGCGAGCAGCATTCCCCCGCCTACCGTCGCCTCAACCCCCAGGGCCTGATCCCCGTGCTCGTGGACGGCGATGCCGTGCTATTCGAGACCGGCGCCATCCTGCTCTATCTGGCCGACCGGCATCCCGGCCTTGCGCCGCCGCCGGCAGCCGCCGCGCGGGGCGACTGCCTGAAGTGGCTGTTCTTCCTCTCCAACACCCTGCACGCCGATCTGCGCATCGCCTTCTACCGCGAGCGGTATGCGGACGAGCCCGATGCCCGGGAGCGCGTCGGGCGTACCGCCCAGCGGCGGGCGCTCGGGCATTTCCGGCTGCTGGAGCGGCAGCTCGCGGCGCGAGAGGGCGTGTGGCTGCTGCCCTGGGGCCGCAGCGTCTGCGATGTCTACCTGGCCGGCTGCGCGCGCTGGGCGCGGCTCTATCCGCAGGGCTCGCCCCTGGCCGCCGACGCCCTCGACGACTGCCCGCAGCTGCTCGCGCTCTGCGCCGCCCTGGAAGCCGAT is from Spiribacter halobius and encodes:
- a CDS encoding glutathione S-transferase family protein → MSRNGLYRLYYSPDSANLVVRLALELLRAPYEAVLVDRGRREQHSPAYRRLNPQGLIPVLVDGDAVLFETGAILLYLADRHPGLAPPPAAAARGDCLKWLFFLSNTLHADLRIAFYRERYADEPDARERVGRTAQRRALGHFRLLERQLAAREGVWLLPWGRSVCDVYLAGCARWARLYPQGSPLAADALDDCPQLLALCAALEADPAVARACEAEGIPAPFFSRPRPAEPEVGSVL
- a CDS encoding FAD-binding oxidoreductase, whose product is MNSYTFRTLDGGTTTVDAPTVDAFAGALRGDIVAADHPGYDEARAVWNGMVDRHPTLIARCRGARDVQTVVRFAAEHGLLTSVRGGGHHIAGNAVADQGLVIDCSAMRDVHVDPERRSARVGPGALLADFDHEAQAFGLATPLGINSTTGVAGLCLGGGFGWLSRRYGMTIDNLVSADLVTADGERRTVSGERDPELLWALQGGGGNFGVVTAFEFRLHPVGPMVYSGLVVYPFAQAEQVLRAWRDFTATAPEALTVWTVLRKAPPLPFLPESVHGHEVVVFPLVHCGDPADGERAAAPVLGFGEPVGSALGIQPYAAFQQAFDPLLTPGGRNYWKSNSFSTLNNAVLDLVINAAATLPDPECEVFIAHVGGAMARVAPTDTAYAGRDAHYIMNVHGRWSRPEQDDAVRDWARRTFSAAAPHGTGGGYVNFLTEDEGERTQAAYGVNYARLQAVKQRVDPRNLFRSNLNIPPQAPEAAA
- a CDS encoding winged helix-turn-helix transcriptional regulator, encoding MSGAQSGSYGQFCPVAMASEVLCRRWTTLILRELLCGSTRFNELQKGMPRISPGLLSERLRELEAHGLVRREPTGTGHAYRLSEAGEALRPLVTAMGEWGHRWVESTASLANLDPSLLMWDMRRNLDPTPMPPRRCVIQFLYPDLAPGSRRWWLVVEPGTGVSLCYTDPGFDVDLHVSSSLRTMTAIWMGYTTLAAEVASGMVHLTGDDALRRSIDAWLGLSPFARNTVNRAAAEGA